From Streptomyces asiaticus, one genomic window encodes:
- the infA gene encoding translation initiation factor IF-1, whose amino-acid sequence MAKKQGAIEIEGTVIESLPNAMFKVELQNGHKVLAHISGKMRMHYIRILPDDRVVVELSPYDLTRGRIVYRYK is encoded by the coding sequence ATGGCCAAGAAGCAAGGCGCCATCGAAATCGAGGGCACCGTGATCGAGTCTCTGCCGAACGCGATGTTCAAGGTGGAGCTTCAGAACGGTCACAAGGTCCTCGCGCACATCAGCGGCAAGATGCGTATGCACTACATCCGCATCCTGCCCGATGACCGGGTGGTCGTGGAGCTGTCTCCGTACGACCTCACGCGCGGACGGATCGTCTACCGCTACAAGTAG
- the rpmJ gene encoding 50S ribosomal protein L36, protein MKVKPSVKKICDKCKVIRRHGRVMVICDNLRHKQRQG, encoded by the coding sequence ATGAAGGTCAAGCCGAGCGTCAAGAAGATCTGCGACAAGTGCAAGGTGATCCGCCGCCACGGCCGGGTCATGGTCATCTGCGACAACCTGCGCCACAAGCAGCGCCAGGGCTGA
- the rpsM gene encoding 30S ribosomal protein S13 has protein sequence MARLAGVDLPREKRVEVALTYVFGIGRTLAQQTLANTGVNPDTRVRDLGEEDLVKIREYVDNNIKTEGDLRREIQADIRRKVEIGCYQGLRHRRGLPVHGQRTSTNARTRKGPRRAIAGKKKPGKK, from the coding sequence ATGGCACGCCTCGCAGGCGTTGATCTCCCGCGCGAAAAGCGCGTCGAGGTCGCCCTCACCTACGTCTTCGGCATCGGTCGCACCCTTGCCCAGCAGACGCTCGCCAACACCGGTGTGAACCCGGACACCCGCGTTCGCGACCTGGGCGAAGAGGACCTGGTCAAGATCCGCGAGTACGTGGACAACAACATCAAGACCGAGGGTGACCTCCGTCGCGAGATCCAGGCCGACATCCGCCGCAAGGTCGAGATCGGCTGCTACCAGGGTCTGCGCCACCGCCGCGGCCTTCCGGTCCACGGCCAGCGCACGTCGACCAACGCCCGCACCCGCAAGGGCCCGCGTCGCGCGATCGCCGGCAAGAAGAAGCCGGGCAAGAAGTAG
- the rpsK gene encoding 30S ribosomal protein S11: protein MPPKSRTAGAKKVRRKEKKNVAHGHAHIKSTFNNTIVSITDPTGNVISWASAGHVGFKGSRKSTPFAAQMAAESAARRAQEHGMRKVDVFVKGPGSGRETAIRSLQATGLEVGSIQDVTPTPHNGCRPPKRRRV, encoded by the coding sequence ATGCCTCCGAAGAGCAGGACGGCCGGCGCCAAGAAGGTGCGCCGCAAGGAGAAGAAGAACGTCGCCCACGGGCACGCTCACATCAAGAGCACGTTCAACAACACCATCGTCTCGATCACGGACCCGACCGGGAACGTGATCTCTTGGGCCTCGGCCGGCCACGTCGGCTTCAAGGGCTCGCGCAAGTCCACTCCGTTCGCCGCGCAGATGGCCGCCGAGTCGGCCGCCCGCCGCGCGCAGGAGCACGGCATGCGCAAGGTCGACGTGTTCGTCAAGGGTCCGGGCTCCGGCCGTGAGACCGCGATCCGCTCGCTCCAGGCCACCGGCCTGGAGGTGGGCTCGATCCAGGACGTCACTCCGACTCCGCACAACGGATGCCGCCCGCCCAAGCGTCGGCGTGTCTGA
- the rpsD gene encoding 30S ribosomal protein S4: MARYTGADCKRCRREKQKLFLKGSKCESAKCPIEIRPYPPGEHGRGRTKDSEYLLQLREKQKATRIYGVLEKQFRGYYAEANKKSGKTGENLLRILETRLDNVVYRAGFAKSRDHARQLVRHGHINVNGVKTDIPSARVTVNDIIEVRPKSRTLTPFQVAQAEAGERTVPAWLEAIPSQLRILVHSMPERQVIDTQVQEQLIVELYSK; the protein is encoded by the coding sequence ATGGCGCGTTACACCGGGGCCGACTGCAAGCGTTGCCGTCGGGAGAAGCAGAAGCTCTTCCTCAAGGGGAGCAAGTGCGAGAGCGCGAAGTGCCCGATCGAGATCCGTCCTTACCCCCCGGGTGAGCACGGTCGCGGGCGCACCAAGGACAGCGAGTACCTCCTTCAGCTCCGTGAGAAGCAGAAGGCGACCCGCATCTACGGTGTCCTTGAGAAGCAGTTCCGTGGTTACTACGCGGAGGCGAACAAGAAGTCCGGCAAGACCGGTGAGAACCTTCTTCGCATCCTCGAGACCCGACTCGACAACGTGGTCTACCGGGCCGGCTTCGCCAAGTCCCGCGACCACGCCCGTCAGCTGGTCCGCCACGGCCACATCAACGTGAACGGTGTCAAGACCGACATCCCGTCGGCCCGGGTCACCGTGAACGACATCATCGAGGTCCGTCCGAAGTCCCGGACCCTGACCCCCTTCCAGGTGGCTCAGGCCGAGGCCGGCGAGCGCACCGTGCCGGCGTGGCTGGAGGCCATTCCGTCGCAGCTGCGGATCCTCGTGCACTCCATGCCCGAGCGCCAGGTGATCGACACCCAGGTGCAGGAGCAGCTCATCGTCGAGCTCTACTCGAAGTAG